One window of Terriglobales bacterium genomic DNA carries:
- a CDS encoding (deoxy)nucleoside triphosphate pyrophosphohydrolase has translation MRQVVAALFLQDNKILICQRTRHQSMPLKWEFPGGKIEPGEQPHEALVRELEEELGVVPVVGPEVARIKHTYRNGAAVNLRFYLIERYEGEIDNRIFRDVRWVERPELPTYDFLEADLELVRDLATGKIV, from the coding sequence ATGAGACAGGTCGTCGCCGCGCTGTTCCTGCAGGACAACAAGATCCTCATCTGCCAGCGCACCCGGCATCAGTCCATGCCCCTGAAGTGGGAATTCCCCGGAGGCAAGATCGAGCCGGGCGAGCAGCCCCACGAAGCCCTGGTCCGCGAGCTCGAGGAAGAACTCGGAGTGGTGCCCGTGGTCGGGCCCGAGGTCGCCCGCATCAAGCATACCTACCGCAACGGGGCGGCGGTGAATTTGCGCTTCTACCTGATCGAGAGGTACGAGGGCGAGATCGACAACCGCATCTTCCGGGACGTGCGCTGGGTCGAGCGCCCCGAGCTTCCCACCTACGACTTTCTCGAAGCCGACCTGGAACTGGTTCGCGACCTGGCCACCGGCAAGATCGTTTGA